A portion of the Mycobacterium paraseoulense genome contains these proteins:
- a CDS encoding molybdopterin-dependent oxidoreductase, whose translation MQRIRRSDSEDTEPTGDSGGYGFPVRLWRVLDEHPPPGVARAQRWRSPLRGPWLTSVFGAVLLVTLPIVVVTGLLSYIAYGPRLGQAIPGDVGWLKLPTFDWPTNPSWLYRLTQGLHVGLGLVLIPVVLAKLWSVIPRLFAWPPARSIAQLLERVSLLMLVGGVLFEIVTGVLNIQYDYVFGFSFYTAHYFGAWVFIAGFVVHIAIKIPTMWSGLRSISPRDVLRTGRAATTAQAWEPDGLVAADPRPPTMSRRGALALVGGGALFMAVITAGQTLGGYARPAALLLPRGRTRGDGPNDFEINRTAVVAGISAENAGERWRLTLTGGPGQVVLDRAALLAMAQHTSVLPIACVEGWSTTQTWSGVRLADLARLAGVPAPESAHVSSLERGGAFGRATLQGSQVLHPDALLALRVNGTDLSPDHGFPARIIVPALPGVHNTKWVESIDFRVVGNA comes from the coding sequence GCCCCCGGGCGTCGCGCGGGCGCAACGGTGGCGCAGCCCGCTCCGGGGGCCGTGGCTGACCTCCGTGTTCGGCGCGGTGCTGCTCGTGACGCTGCCGATCGTCGTCGTCACGGGCCTGCTGTCCTACATCGCCTACGGGCCGCGGTTGGGGCAGGCCATCCCCGGCGACGTCGGCTGGCTGAAGCTGCCGACGTTCGATTGGCCCACCAACCCGTCATGGCTCTACCGGTTGACCCAGGGACTGCACGTGGGGCTGGGGCTGGTGCTGATCCCGGTGGTGCTGGCCAAACTGTGGTCGGTGATACCCAGGCTGTTCGCGTGGCCGCCCGCCCGGTCCATTGCCCAGCTCCTGGAACGGGTTTCGCTGCTGATGCTGGTCGGTGGTGTCCTGTTCGAAATCGTCACGGGCGTGCTGAACATCCAGTACGACTACGTCTTCGGCTTCAGCTTCTACACCGCGCATTACTTCGGCGCGTGGGTATTCATCGCCGGGTTCGTCGTGCATATCGCGATCAAGATCCCGACCATGTGGTCGGGCCTGCGCTCGATCTCACCGCGCGACGTCCTGCGCACCGGGCGCGCCGCCACCACCGCCCAGGCGTGGGAACCGGACGGGCTGGTCGCCGCGGACCCGCGCCCGCCCACGATGAGCCGCCGAGGCGCCCTGGCCCTGGTGGGCGGCGGCGCGCTGTTCATGGCGGTCATCACCGCGGGCCAGACCCTGGGCGGCTACGCGCGGCCGGCCGCGCTGCTGCTGCCGCGTGGGCGCACCCGTGGGGACGGGCCCAACGACTTCGAGATCAACCGGACCGCGGTGGTGGCCGGTATCTCCGCCGAAAACGCCGGTGAGCGCTGGCGCCTGACCTTGACTGGCGGCCCGGGCCAGGTGGTGCTCGATCGCGCCGCGCTGCTGGCCATGGCGCAGCACACTTCCGTGCTGCCGATCGCCTGCGTGGAGGGTTGGTCGACCACCCAAACCTGGAGCGGGGTGCGGCTGGCCGACCTGGCTCGCCTGGCCGGCGTGCCCGCACCGGAGTCGGCGCACGTCTCTTCGCTGGAGCGCGGGGGCGCGTTCGGCCGCGCGACGCTGCAGGGGAGCCAGGTGCTGCACCCCGACGCGCTGCTGGCCTTGCGCGTCAACGGTACCGACCTGTCCCCGGACCACGGCTTCCCGGCGCGCATCATCGTGCCCGCGCTGCCCGGGGTGCACAACACCAAATGGGTGGAGTCCATCGACTTCCGGGTGGTAGGAAATGCCTAG